The following nucleotide sequence is from Kineobactrum salinum.
GACTGGACATGAGGCCCCCTGTCCAGCACGGGATATCGGGTGGTGCCATTCCAGCCGAACCGGGCTTCTTTGTGGGCGTAGCCCATGATGGTGCGCTTCCTTCGTCAGCGCACCCTATCAACTGGTGGTCATCAGGGATTCGCGCGGGCTCGCAGCCGCATAGGGTGCGTTGAGGCACGAAACGCACCGGGTATGGCTCGGAGCGATTGTGGTGATACCGTTGGGGCGCGTTCTTTGTCGGCATGGCTTGTAAGTCAAGCGAAATCCGGCCGGGAGATCTCAAAGCGTTTATGGGGTAGAGCCCAAAGCGGTTTAGTGAAGCCGGCCCGTCCCTCGTTGATTGGGTAGAGCCCCGGACTGCCCGAGCTGGCGGCCAAACGCAAAACCCCACCGGGCGGTGGGGCAAATTTGGTAGGACCAGGCGGATTCGAACCGCCGACCTCTACCATGTCAAGGTAGCGCTCTAACCAACTGAGCTATGGTCCTGCTGTTTACAGGGGGGCGATTATAAAGGAGCCTTGTAGCAGCAAGCAAGCCCCGGGTTACCGAACAGTGCGCCGAAGCGTCATCCGTCTTGACACCATTGCGGGTCCCCCGGGTTATTTCTACGGACCGGCTTCGTAAACAATCTCGCCATTGATGATGGTCGCCTTTACCACTGTCTCGTGCAGCTTTTGTGCCGGTACTTTATGGGGGTCCTGGTTGACCACAACCAGGTCGGCGATCATGCCTGGCGCGATCCGGCCGACACGGTCGTCGTGCCCCATTTGCCTGGCCGCGTTGACCGTGTACATTGCCAGCGCTTCATCCACCGTAATAGCCTGGCCCTTGCCAAAGGACTCGCCCCCGCCAAGGGTCTCACGCGTCACCAATGTTTCGACACCGATCCATGGGTTGACCGCTGGCACAACGGACCAGTCTGAACCCGGCACTACCAGGGCCCCGGCATCGATCATGTCGCGCACCGGCCAGACGCGCTCTATGCGTTCGGGTCCGACTGCTGCGATGATGCTGTCGTTGATCGGCGACGGCGCCCATAGATAGGGGGATACTTCATAGGTTGCGCCCATCGCGCGGGCGCGAGGCAGGTCCTCTTCGGATACAAAGGTGCAGTGGCCGACGTTGTGAAGCAGGCCACTGAAACCGTTGGCCTCACGCGCCGCAGCAATGGCATCCAGGCCCCGGCGCACGGCAGCGTCACCCGCGGCATGGAATTTGACCGTCAAACCCTGGACATCGAAGTCCGTCACGACCTTTTTAACGTCCTCGTCCGAATACATGAGTATGCCTTTGCGGCTGGCCTCATCGTCCCGCCCCTCCACGATATCGGCGTAGGGCTCCAGCATCGCACCCGTATGGCTGTCAGTTGGCACACCATCCAGGTATAGCTTTACACAATCCGGCGACAGGCGCTCACGGGCGTAGAGCTGGCGCCGCTGAATCAATGATTCCACATCCTTGGGGTCCTCACGCCGCCCGCCCAAACACAGCCGCACGCGCTGTTTCAGGTCGCCATCATCAGCCAGAGCGGCAAAGGCTTCCGCTTCCGCCTCACCCGTCGTCGCAGAAACAAAAGAGGTGATGCCACCCGCGAGCATGGTGTCAAGCGACCATCGTACCGCAGCCTTGCGCTGCGCAAGATTCGGCGGTGGCACCAGATCGGCAATCAACTGTTGCGCATTTTCCCTGGTCACGCCGGTGGGATCACCGTTGCTGTCTCTCTCGATAACACCCCCGGGAGGATCAGGCGTGTCTCTGCTTATGCCCGCTTGTTCGAGCGCCATGGTGTTCACCCAGTCACTGTGTCCACTGGTATCCGTCAAAATTACCGGATTGTTGGGAGCCACCCTGTCCAGCAGCTCACGGTGCGGTATTCCGCCGAGGGTCGGGGCGTCCCATTGGCCGCCAGTAATCCATTCGCCGGGCTCGGCCGCCTCTACACACTGTGCGACCTTGTCCAGTACCTGCTGCAACGATGAGCCCTGCGCAAATTTACAGGCATTTTCCCGCAGACCTGCCATCATCGGATGCACATGCATCTCGTGGAACCCGGGCAGGACGGTATCACCCTGCAAGTCGCGTACCTCGGTACCTTCTCCCTTGAACTGGCTGACGAGATCCGAAGCTCCTACCGCCAGAATAACTCCCTTGGCACCAATGGCCATCGCTTCCGCCTGTCCGTCCACGGTATAAATCGATCCGTTGGTCAGTATCAAGGTCGCCTGGCCGTCTTCCAGCTCAAGTGCCTGGGACAGCGCCAGCTGGCTTGCGAGCGCTGCCGCAACACCACAGACGATCGTTCGGGGTAGCTGTAGAAATCTCATAAAACCTTACACTCCAGAAAATCCATGGGGAAGAGTAACGCTAATGAGCGGGAAGGTCGAGCAGGAGAACTTGGGAAGAAGAACGTGCGAAGTCGTCACCGCGGAGCATATCACCCCGCGTTCCGCCGCTCTTCGCTTGCACCGCGAGGTTAGTTGGAGAAGCGTTCGTACAACGTTACCACCGCCGCCCCGACCAAACCGATATTGTGCTGAAGCCCAAAGCGCGCACCCTGCACCTGACGGGCCTCTGCACAGCCACGCAGTTGCCAGACAATCTCACAACACTGGGCAATTCCAGTAGCGCCGATAGGATGACCTTTGGACATCAGCCCCCCGATGGATTGACAACTACGCTGCCGCCGTAAGTATTCTGATTGTCCGCAATAAATCTCGTTGCCTCACCCTCCCCGCATAGCTGAAGCGCCTCATAGCTAACCACTTCGTTCGTGGTAAAGCAATCGTGCAGCTCCACCACGTCAATCTCCTGGGGGCCGACACCAGACGCCTCGAACACTTCGGCAGCAGCCCGACTTGTATTACCATATCCACAGGCCATCAAGGCATCAGACCAGGATTCAGGCGTATCGGTCACCATTGATTGCGCCCTTATGGCAACAGCATTATTTATACCCTTCTGCTTTGCAAAACTGGATCCCACGATAATCGCAGCGGCAGCTCCGCATGTAGGAGGACAAGCCATGTACTTTGTCAGGTAGTCACCGTACAGAACCGGTGCAGAAACCACCTGCTCAAAGCTGAGGGGTGCTGTCATCACGGCAAAAGGATTGTTACTTGCGTGTGCCCGTGATTTCACGGCGACCTTTGCAAATATGTCAGAGTTCGCGCCGTACTTTTCCATATAGTGCATGCCGGCCGCCCCAAACCAGCGCAGAATGTCCCCATGGGCGCTCAACGGATACTGGTGTTCATCCAGAACCCGGTCAATACGCGATCCCACCATCTCGGTCGTGAAATCCAGAGGAATCGCCCCTGATGGCATTTCGTCAAATCCCACTACCAGCACACAATCAGAGGCGCCGCTTTCGACCAGCTGCCTTGCCACAAACAGCCCACTTGATCCAGATGCGCAAGCGTTGTTAATGTTGATGATAGGGATGCCCGTTTGCATTACATCATAGATAGCATGCTGACCCGAACCAGTTACCTCATAAACATGTGAAGCAAATGCCTGGCCGATATCGCCAACTTCAAGACCAGCATCGCTCATTGCAATGCGAATAGATTCAGCTGCCATCTCACGGAACGGTTTGTTGCTGCCAGGCTTCGAGAATTTCACCATCCCGACACCAGCGACCAATGCGGTTTGCACGTTTGCTACTCCTATTCAGTTTGCAAAATCCGTTGATGCCATTTCACGGAGTTTCTTCTTGCTGACCTTGCCAAGCATGATTCGCGGTAGTTCCTCTACAACCCGGACCGCTCTGGGGACCTTGAAATCGGATAGCATTTCACTACAATGCCGGACAATTCTGGCTTCGATGTCGGCGTTATTTCCATTTGCGGTTACGTATGCAACCGGGACCTCATCAAGAAAATCATCGGGGCGTGAAACCACAGCCGCCTCCAGGACGCCATCGACAGCCAGTATCACCCGTTCAACCTCAGACGCAGAGACATTCTCCCCTCCGACTTTCAGCATGTCCTTCGCTCTGTCAGAGAAAGCAATGGCGCCGCTGGGAAGCTGCTTCACGAGATCACCGGTGATAAACCATCCGTCGTCATAACTTTCATCAGTGGCTTCGTCATTCTTGAGGTAGCCCGCAAACAGTGACAGTCCGGGAACGCCCTTGACAAGCAGGTGTCCAACCGTGCCAGGGGAGACATCGACCCCTGCATCATCCACCACCCGAACGGAGTACTCAGGCACGACCCTCCCCATTGCGATGTCTTCGTCAATTATGTCGACGGGGGTCATGATGACCTGGCTAATCGTTTCCGTCATTCCCCACCATCCCAAGGTGGATATCCCCCAACGCTCCATCACCCCCGGCACATTCGAGAAGGCGCCGCCCCACAAACGAAATGAATGAGAGCCTTCAGGATCTGGTTTGTCTTGCAGAGCCGAAATCACTGCAGGAATGGTTGCAGTCCAGGTGCACTTGTTCTCCACTGACACCGGCCAGAATCGGCTCGCCGAGAATTTTGGCAACAATACCATGGAGCCCCCTGACCACAGGGTTGACAGCATTGAATAACACAGGGCGTTGGTGTGGAATAGCGGCAAATACACCAGGGCCGTATCCTGAGGCGTACTTTTCAGGTGACCACTTGTAACCCTGCCGCCCCACAACGCATTGGCGTGCGTCCACATCACACCCTTTGGCCGCGACGTGGTACCTGAGGTGTACTGTAACGAGCAGATGTCGCTGTCGCTCACATCATGGGGCGTGAATGTCGCGGCGCCAAGGTGCTCGTAGAGATTCGATACCTCTCCGCTTCCACAAGATGCACTGCTTTCGTCAGTAACCAGTATGAATTGCAGTTCCGCTCCCGTATTCTTGATACTGTCGACGTGTTGTCCGCTTGTGATAGATGCAACCGACTCTGAATGTGAAAGGTAGTATGACAACTCATCCAGAGAGCTTCTGGTATTGGTAGTCACTGGAATTGCTCCCAGGTGCACGCAGGAAAACCATGACAACAGGAATTCCGGAGAGTTGTCCAAATGAATATTTATGCAATCCCCTTTCTTGACACCCAGCTTCAGTAAGCCGGAAGACAACCTCCAAACATCGGTAGCGAACTGCTCATAGCTCCAGGACCTCGGCTTACCTGCAGCCAGAGGCTCCCATTTCAAGAAGGTATTGTCCGGTGACTTTTCCTGCCAGTACCTCAGCAGTGATGAGACATTCTTCCCCGACATGCAGTGGAGGCCACCTGGCTGTCTTGAAATATCCATCATTCGATTTCCTTGAACATTCGTTACTCTCCCGAGTGAGGTTCTACCGACTTGACCGGTATTGCATCTACCAGGACAGCCGCCAGAATGCAGGGCACGTCGCCCTTGTTTAGCCAGGCGTGTTTGGTTCCCTTCTGTACGATGCAATCGCCCTGCCTGAGGAGAACCTCTCCATCCTCCATCAACATGTACATCTCACCGGAGATTACGACCAGGTAGTCAATGGAGTTGGTGAAATGCATGCTTGCATGTTTGGTCCGGTCTGTCGCTTCGGGCACATTTGCGCTGCCGATGGACTGGAATGCGGAGTCGATATCAATTTTCTGGTCAAGACTTTTTTCCGGGGGAATCTCGACAACCCGGAAGATCGAACCGCAATCGACCGGATCATGCTGTATTGGACGATCGCCAAGATCACCGGGAATATTATTGTTCACCGGCATTTCATTTGTTGTCCAAAGTTCGG
It contains:
- a CDS encoding AMP-binding protein; translation: MMDISRQPGGLHCMSGKNVSSLLRYWQEKSPDNTFLKWEPLAAGKPRSWSYEQFATDVWRLSSGLLKLGVKKGDCINIHLDNSPEFLLSWFSCVHLGAIPVTTNTRSSLDELSYYLSHSESVASITSGQHVDSIKNTGAELQFILVTDESSASCGSGEVSNLYEHLGAATFTPHDVSDSDICSLQYTSGTTSRPKGVMWTHANALWGGRVTSGHLKSTPQDTALVYLPLFHTNALCYSMLSTLWSGGSMVLLPKFSASRFWPVSVENKCTWTATIPAVISALQDKPDPEGSHSFRLWGGAFSNVPGVMERWGISTLGWWGMTETISQVIMTPVDIIDEDIAMGRVVPEYSVRVVDDAGVDVSPGTVGHLLVKGVPGLSLFAGYLKNDEATDESYDDGWFITGDLVKQLPSGAIAFSDRAKDMLKVGGENVSASEVERVILAVDGVLEAAVVSRPDDFLDEVPVAYVTANGNNADIEARIVRHCSEMLSDFKVPRAVRVVEELPRIMLGKVSKKKLREMASTDFAN
- a CDS encoding amidohydrolase, which produces MRFLQLPRTIVCGVAAALASQLALSQALELEDGQATLILTNGSIYTVDGQAEAMAIGAKGVILAVGASDLVSQFKGEGTEVRDLQGDTVLPGFHEMHVHPMMAGLRENACKFAQGSSLQQVLDKVAQCVEAAEPGEWITGGQWDAPTLGGIPHRELLDRVAPNNPVILTDTSGHSDWVNTMALEQAGISRDTPDPPGGVIERDSNGDPTGVTRENAQQLIADLVPPPNLAQRKAAVRWSLDTMLAGGITSFVSATTGEAEAEAFAALADDGDLKQRVRLCLGGRREDPKDVESLIQRRQLYARERLSPDCVKLYLDGVPTDSHTGAMLEPYADIVEGRDDEASRKGILMYSDEDVKKVVTDFDVQGLTVKFHAAGDAAVRRGLDAIAAAREANGFSGLLHNVGHCTFVSEEDLPRARAMGATYEVSPYLWAPSPINDSIIAAVGPERIERVWPVRDMIDAGALVVPGSDWSVVPAVNPWIGVETLVTRETLGGGESFGKGQAITVDEALAMYTVNAARQMGHDDRVGRIAPGMIADLVVVNQDPHKVPAQKLHETVVKATIINGEIVYEAGP
- a CDS encoding cupin domain-containing protein, translating into MFKVKRVVTGLNGKGQSTVAIDGPAKNTLEVPGWPGAYISELWTTNEMPVNNNIPGDLGDRPIQHDPVDCGSIFRVVEIPPEKSLDQKIDIDSAFQSIGSANVPEATDRTKHASMHFTNSIDYLVVISGEMYMLMEDGEVLLRQGDCIVQKGTKHAWLNKGDVPCILAAVLVDAIPVKSVEPHSGE